One part of the Acidaminococcales bacterium genome encodes these proteins:
- the rpmJ gene encoding 50S ribosomal protein L36 → MKVRPSVKAICEKCKVIKRKGNVMVICENPKHKQKQG, encoded by the coding sequence ATGAAAGTCAGACCGTCTGTCAAAGCCATCTGCGAAAAATGCAAAGTCATAAAGCGCAAAGGCAATGTCATGGTCATTTGCGAAAACCCCAAACACAAACAAAAACAAGGATGA
- the rpsM gene encoding 30S ribosomal protein S13, with protein sequence MARISGVDLPRDKRIEYALPYIYGIGLTLSKEILKSTKINPDTRVRDLTEEEIARLREIIDKEYKTEGDLRREESLNIKRLVEIGSYRGRRHRAGLPVRGQNTKTNARTRKGPKRTAGGRKK encoded by the coding sequence ATGGCGCGTATTTCCGGCGTAGACTTGCCGCGCGACAAACGTATAGAATACGCTTTGCCGTATATTTATGGCATAGGGCTTACCCTGTCCAAAGAAATACTCAAAAGCACCAAAATAAACCCCGACACCAGAGTGCGGGACCTGACGGAAGAAGAAATAGCCAGGCTGCGCGAAATTATTGACAAAGAATATAAAACGGAGGGCGACCTTCGCCGCGAAGAATCCCTCAACATAAAGCGGCTGGTTGAAATCGGCTCTTACCGCGGGCGCCGCCACCGCGCCGGGCTGCCCGTGCGCGGCCAGAACACCAAGACCAACGCGCGCACGCGCAAAGGACCTAAACGTACGGCCGGGGGCAGGAAAAAATAA
- the rpsK gene encoding 30S ribosomal protein S11, whose translation MAATKKVVRTKKKERKNIEHGVAHIRSTFNNTIITITDIKGSTISWASSGGLGFRGSRKSTPFAAQTAAEQAAKAAMEHGLKKIEVFVKGPGAGREAAIRSLQATGLEVNSIKDVTPIPHNGCRPPKRRRV comes from the coding sequence GTGGCTGCCACAAAAAAAGTTGTCCGCACCAAGAAAAAAGAGCGCAAAAATATTGAGCATGGTGTCGCCCATATCCGTTCCACCTTCAACAATACCATCATCACGATAACCGACATAAAGGGCAGCACCATCAGCTGGGCATCGTCCGGCGGGCTGGGTTTTCGCGGCTCAAGGAAAAGTACGCCCTTCGCCGCGCAGACGGCGGCCGAGCAAGCCGCCAAAGCCGCCATGGAACACGGCCTTAAAAAGATAGAAGTATTTGTGAAAGGGCCGGGCGCCGGGCGCGAAGCGGCCATACGCTCCTTGCAGGCCACCGGGCTGGAAGTAAATTCCATCAAGGACGTTACGCCTATCCCGCATAACGGCTGCCGCCCGCCCAAACGCAGAAGAGTTTAA
- the rpsD gene encoding 30S ribosomal protein S4: protein MAIDRAPALKRCRSLGLEPGIIGLSKKSKVQPKRTNKKPSEYGIQLREKQKAKFIYGILERPFKRYYEKAKKMQGVTGENLLNLLERRIDNVVFRLGLASTRRQARQLVTHGHILVNGRRLDIPSAIVKAGDVVGIREKSRTSEYFKAIAELTGPASVPAWLTYNKDTMTGKVDRLPARAEIDAPIAEHLIVELYSK from the coding sequence ATGGCAATTGACAGAGCGCCCGCGCTTAAAAGATGCCGTTCGCTCGGCTTGGAGCCGGGGATCATCGGGCTGAGCAAAAAATCGAAGGTCCAGCCCAAACGCACCAACAAAAAACCGAGCGAATACGGCATACAGCTCAGAGAAAAACAAAAGGCGAAATTCATATACGGCATTTTGGAAAGGCCCTTTAAAAGATACTACGAAAAAGCGAAAAAAATGCAGGGAGTTACCGGCGAGAACCTGCTCAACCTCCTGGAAAGAAGGATCGACAACGTAGTTTTCCGCTTGGGGCTTGCCAGCACTCGCAGGCAGGCGCGCCAGTTGGTAACGCACGGGCACATCCTCGTCAATGGCCGGCGCCTCGACATACCCTCCGCCATCGTCAAAGCGGGCGACGTCGTCGGCATCCGGGAAAAAAGCCGCACAAGCGAATACTTCAAGGCGATCGCCGAACTCACGGGGCCGGCGTCCGTACCGGCCTGGCTGACTTACAACAAGGACACCATGACAGGGAAAGTCGACCGTTTGCCCGCGCGCGCGGAAATAGACGCGCCGATCGCCGAGCATTTGATCGTCGAACTATATTCAAAATAA